GGGCGGCCAGCAGCTCCGGTGAACCGTAGCCGTCCTCGGTCACGTGAGCGTGGCCGTCAACGATCACGGCCCGCCTCCCGATTGCTCCCCGATCACCCTGAGGAGCTTCCCCCCGGAGTACCCGAGGTCCGGGACGAACTCCACGGAACAGGCGAGGCCGAAGCGTCGGTGGAGCTCGGCCCGGATCGACTCGCTGAGCGACCCTCGATCCTCGATCGGTGGCCCGGGCAGCAGCACGCGCACCGAGCCGGCCTCGGGTTTGAGCCGGTACCAGGGGCTCACCCCCGGGAGAGCCAGCAGCACCTCCTCGATGTCCAGGGCGAAGCGGGGCGGCTCGACGGCTGCGACCACGTCCTCCGCGCGCCCGCGGAGGCGCAGCCGCGGGCCCGGGATCCCGCAGCGACAGGCTGACGGCTCCCAGCACCCCAGATCCCCCGTCCGAAACCGCAAGAGCGGGGAAGCCTGCCGCCACAGCACGGTGACGACGACCTCGCCCACGGGAGGGTCCGCGTCGGCGTCCGGCACATCCGCGCCTGGAACGACTTCGACGTGGACGAAGTTGGAGGCCACGTGATAGCCGTCCCGCATCGAACACTCAAGGCCGACGGGCCCGCACTCCAGCGATCCGTAGTAGAGGAAGGCAGGACACCCCCAGAGATCCTCGATGCGACGCCGCAGCGCCCGAGAGCACGGCTCGCCGATGAGCCAGAGGGATCTCAACCTGATCTCCCCCGGGATGCTGATCCCCGAGCCCCCGGCGAGCTCTGCCAGGTGCAGGGCGTAGGACGGGGTCGTGAACAGGTGATCGCCCCCGAGGGCGCGCATCAGCTTCAGCGTCTTGGCAGGATCGGCGTAGAACCCGCCTTTCCCCACCGGCACCACGCACGCGCCGATCCCATCCTGGAGAGCCCGATGGATCGCCAGGCCGGTCACGCTCACCTCGTACGGAAGGGCGTTGAACACGATCTCCCCTTGGGCGATTCCCAGGAGCCGCGCCGCGGGCGCCTCGGACAGGAGCGGCATGAGCCCGCGAACGTACAGATCCTCCCAGTTGAAGAACACGTAGAGCGGCAGCCTGCCGCTGGTCCCGGTTGAGAGATGGGCCTGGGCGAGCTGGTCCTTGGGGACCGACAGGAGGATCCAGGGATCTCCTTCCAGTTCCTCCCGGTCCGTGAACGGGAGCAACGACAGGTCCTCAGGACGGTGAATCTGGTCGGGAGTCACGCCCGCCTTCATGAACTTTTCCCGGTAGAACGGATTCCGATAGTAGGCATGGGTCGCGACCTGATGGAGCCGCGACGCTGAGGCCAGAGACTTCTCGAGCAGAAAGGACATGGCACCCTCCGCGATCAGCCGAGGTTCGGGCACGGCTCTTCGTGGATCACCCGCACGGTCTTTCCCCCGCTCCGGGGAAGCTCGGCAACGAACCGGACCTCGACGGCGACCCCGATCGCGTATTCGAGCTGGCTTTCAATGGCCCGCCGGACGGTCTCCGTCGGCGGGACGCCGGCCGCAGGTTCGATCCTGACGCAGAGGCGATCGGGCTTCGGCAGGAGCTCGTACCAGTTGCCGGCCTCGGGAATTCGCATCAGGAGCTCCTCGAGGTAGTACGGCGAGTAGGCCGCGCCGCCGACCTGAATCTGGTCGCCCGCGCGGCCGCGGAGGTGGAGCTTCCAGAGCGCGACGCCGCACCCACACGGGAGGTC
This DNA window, taken from Candidatus Rokuibacteriota bacterium, encodes the following:
- a CDS encoding phenylacetate--CoA ligase family protein gives rise to the protein MSFLLEKSLASASRLHQVATHAYYRNPFYREKFMKAGVTPDQIHRPEDLSLLPFTDREELEGDPWILLSVPKDQLAQAHLSTGTSGRLPLYVFFNWEDLYVRGLMPLLSEAPAARLLGIAQGEIVFNALPYEVSVTGLAIHRALQDGIGACVVPVGKGGFYADPAKTLKLMRALGGDHLFTTPSYALHLAELAGGSGISIPGEIRLRSLWLIGEPCSRALRRRIEDLWGCPAFLYYGSLECGPVGLECSMRDGYHVASNFVHVEVVPGADVPDADADPPVGEVVVTVLWRQASPLLRFRTGDLGCWEPSACRCGIPGPRLRLRGRAEDVVAAVEPPRFALDIEEVLLALPGVSPWYRLKPEAGSVRVLLPGPPIEDRGSLSESIRAELHRRFGLACSVEFVPDLGYSGGKLLRVIGEQSGGGP